The Flavobacteriales bacterium genome contains a region encoding:
- a CDS encoding DUF350 domain-containing protein codes for MNEFFTNPDSYFATFAYTILSLFFLVVSRKVYQLLHKEIDMNHELVEQDNFAFAFANVGYLSGIVIALGGALTGGTTGNLVDDLTDFSLYALISIILLNLSIVLNDFLILRRMNLKHELVEDQNVGVGVLEAAISVATGLIIYGAVSGDSHHDVINGFLSTIIFWGVGMLMFVLSTFVYNAILNFSLLDEIKKNNFAVGIAYSGVIISIANLIRHGIQGDFISWEVSAYSILYNSVIALAILPVVRVVADKLLLPGQKLTDELVNQEKPNVGAGLVEAFAYVGCSILLDWTL; via the coding sequence ATGAACGAATTTTTTACAAATCCCGATAGTTATTTTGCAACATTTGCTTATACAATTTTAAGTTTATTTTTTTTAGTTGTTAGCAGGAAAGTTTATCAATTATTGCATAAAGAAATTGATATGAACCATGAATTGGTAGAACAAGATAATTTTGCTTTTGCTTTTGCCAATGTTGGGTACTTGTCGGGTATTGTGATCGCGTTGGGAGGTGCACTTACTGGAGGAACAACAGGTAATTTGGTAGACGATCTAACTGATTTTTCTTTGTATGCTTTGATTAGTATTATATTACTTAACTTGAGTATTGTATTGAATGACTTCTTGATTCTTAGAAGGATGAATCTAAAGCATGAATTAGTTGAAGATCAGAATGTTGGGGTAGGAGTTTTAGAGGCTGCAATTTCTGTTGCTACTGGATTAATTATATATGGTGCAGTATCGGGAGATAGTCACCATGATGTGATCAATGGGTTTTTAAGTACAATAATTTTTTGGGGAGTAGGAATGCTAATGTTTGTACTTTCAACTTTTGTATATAATGCAATATTAAATTTTAGCCTATTAGATGAGATTAAGAAAAATAACTTTGCTGTTGGAATAGCCTATTCTGGGGTAATTATATCGATCGCAAATTTGATAAGACATGGGATTCAAGGAGATTTTATTTCTTGGGAGGTTTCGGCTTATTCTATTTTGTATAACTCTGTTATTGCATTAGCCATTTTACCAGTTGTAAGGGTGGTGGCAGATAAGTTGCTGTTGCCAGGGCAAAAACTAACAGATGAATTGGTGAATCAGGAGAAGCCTAATGTTGGAGCAGGATTAGTAGAAGCGTTTGCTTATGTAGGATGCTCTATATTATTGGATTGGACGCTTTAA
- a CDS encoding polyamine aminopropyltransferase — translation MSVVDQTNKRKSAVLKIALFATGISGIVAEYVLSTLASYFIGNAVVQFALIVSTMLFAMGFGSRLSKLIEKELLVKFIYLELILSFLVSFCALAVYITYGRYSPVFIYALSIVVGLLIGLEIPLVTRLNEEFEELKVNVASVLEKDYYGSLVGGLFFAFVGMPFLGLTYTPFVLGLLNFTVALFTFLYLRKVISEKYRKILTVWFMVVGVVIFVGLYFAKPIVLYGDQKKYRDKIVFQTETQYQKIVMTQWQDNYSLFINGNLQLSSFDEYMYHEPLVHPVVNVVENKKRVLVLGGGDGCAVRELLNYKDIEEITLVDLDPKMTELAKENELFLEMNKGALNHQKVTIKHEDAFQFLEHNKILYDVIIIDLPDPNNVDLNKLYTREFYFLCSQRLTKSGAIITQAGSPYYASKAFYCVEKSMRAGGFNTLPLHSQILTMGEWGWIMGSKQYSSTALKQKMINFDYDKLDLEWLNNDASKAITLFGKPMVDTTNTAVNTLFNPVLYTYYKKGNWKIY, via the coding sequence TTGAGCGTAGTAGATCAAACAAATAAACGAAAGTCGGCAGTTCTTAAAATAGCATTGTTTGCTACAGGAATAAGTGGTATTGTAGCAGAATATGTCTTATCAACGTTAGCTTCTTATTTTATTGGGAATGCTGTAGTTCAATTTGCTTTAATTGTGTCCACCATGCTTTTTGCAATGGGATTTGGAAGTCGGTTAAGCAAGTTGATAGAAAAAGAGTTGTTGGTTAAGTTTATTTACTTAGAACTGATTCTTTCCTTTTTAGTTTCTTTTTGTGCGTTAGCTGTATACATTACCTATGGGAGATATTCTCCAGTATTTATTTACGCCTTGTCTATTGTTGTGGGGTTATTAATAGGCTTAGAAATTCCTTTAGTAACAAGATTAAATGAGGAGTTTGAAGAGCTAAAAGTAAATGTAGCTTCAGTTTTAGAAAAAGATTATTATGGGAGCTTAGTCGGTGGATTGTTTTTTGCTTTTGTAGGTATGCCTTTTTTAGGATTAACATATACTCCTTTTGTCTTAGGACTGTTAAATTTTACAGTAGCATTGTTTACTTTTTTATACCTAAGAAAAGTAATCAGTGAAAAATATAGAAAAATATTAACGGTTTGGTTTATGGTTGTTGGAGTTGTAATTTTTGTAGGATTGTATTTTGCTAAACCAATAGTGTTGTATGGAGATCAAAAAAAATATCGAGATAAAATAGTGTTCCAAACAGAAACACAATATCAAAAAATAGTCATGACTCAATGGCAGGATAATTACTCGTTGTTTATTAATGGAAATTTACAATTATCCTCTTTTGATGAATATATGTATCATGAGCCTTTGGTGCATCCAGTAGTTAATGTTGTAGAAAACAAAAAAAGAGTATTAGTATTAGGAGGAGGAGATGGATGTGCAGTGCGAGAATTGTTAAACTATAAAGACATAGAAGAGATAACGTTAGTTGATTTAGACCCGAAAATGACAGAGCTGGCTAAGGAAAATGAGTTGTTTCTTGAGATGAATAAGGGAGCTTTAAACCATCAAAAAGTAACGATTAAACACGAAGATGCTTTTCAGTTTTTAGAACATAATAAAATATTGTATGATGTTATTATTATTGATTTACCAGATCCTAACAATGTAGATTTGAATAAATTATATACCAGAGAATTTTACTTCTTATGTAGTCAACGATTAACAAAAAGTGGAGCGATAATAACTCAGGCGGGGAGCCCTTATTATGCTAGTAAAGCATTTTATTGTGTTGAAAAAAGCATGCGAGCAGGTGGGTTTAATACATTGCCATTGCATAGTCAAATTTTAACCATGGGAGAGTGGGGTTGGATTATGGGAAGTAAACAGTATTCTTCAACAGCGCTAAAACAAAAGATGATTAATTTTGATTATGATAAACTTGATTTAGAATGGTTGAATAATGATGCTTCAAAAGCAATAACATTGTTTGGGAAGCCGATGGTGGATACTACAAATACAGCAGTCAATACCTTGTTTAACCCAGTGTTGTATACCTACTACAAAAAAGGAAATTGGAAAATTTATTGA